A segment of the Herpetosiphonaceae bacterium genome:
CGTGGCGTACGTCGTCGAACACAGACCCGCCGCCCAAGAACACGGTTCTCGGCAGGACCTCCGGACCTTCCTCCAGGAGCGCCTGCCCGCCTACATGGTGCCGAGCGCGTTCGTGGTGCTGGAGGCGCTGCCGCTCACGCCCAACGGCAAGGTCGATCGCAAGGCGCTGCCGAGGCCGGAGTACATCCGTGAGGACGTGGGCAGCCAGCCTGGGCCGCGCACGCCGCTGGAAGAGGTGATCGCGGGGGTGTGGTCCACGGTTCTCGCGGTCGAATCGATCGGAATTGACGACAACTTCTTCGCGCTGGGCGGGCACTCGCTGCGGGCAACGCAGGTGGTGACGCGGCTGCGGCAGGTGCTCGGCCACGAGGTGCCGCTGCGGCTGCTCTTCGAGGCCCCGACCGTCGCGGGCCTGACCGCCCGGCTGACCACCGCCCAGGCCAGCGCTACACTGCCGCTGGTGGCGGTGCCGCGCGACGCGAGGCTGCTGCCGCTCTCCTTCGCCCAGCAGCGCTTCTGGTTCCTCGATCAGGTTGTGCCCGACAGCCCGCTCTACGCGATCCCGCTGGCTGTGCGCCTCCACGGCGCGCTCGATCACGCCGCCCTGGAGCGCAGCATCAGCACGATCGTGGCTCGGCACGAGGTCTTGCGCACGGCTCTGGTCTACGATCCGGCGGCTAGCTCGGACGGTAACGATCTGCCCATGCAGCGGATCGCGCCCGTGCAGGAGGTGCGGCTGCCGCTCGTGGCGCTGCCAACCGCCGACGACGCTGCGGTGCGTCAGGCGGTGCAGGCGATCGTGCAGCAGCCCTTCGACTTTGCGCAGGGGCCGCTGTGGCGCGTGGTGCTCGTCCAGCAGACGCCGACCGAGCATCTCCTGGTGTGGGTCCTGCACCACAGCATCTTCGATGGCTGGTCGCAGGGCGTGCTGCTGCGCGAGCTGAGCCTGCTCTACCGGGGCTTTGTCCAGCACAATCCGGTCGAGCTGCCGCCGTTGCCGATCCAGTACGCCGACTACGCCGTCTGGCAGCGGCAGTGGTTGGCCCAAGGGGCACCCCGCTCGGTTTTGGAGCAGCAGCTCGCCTACTGGCGACACCAGCTCGCGGACGTGCCGCCGCTCGATCTGCCCACCGATCATCCCCGCCCGGCGCTACCATCCGACCGCGGCGGGCACGTGGCGCTGCACCTGCCCGCCGCGCTGACGGAGGCGCTGCACCAGCGTAGCCAGCAGGCGGGTGTGACGCTGTTCATGACACTGCTGGCGGCGTGGCAGACGGTGCTCGCGCGCTACAGCGGGCAGACTGACATCGCGGTCGGCACACCGATCGCCGGGCGGGTGCGCCCGGAGCTAGAGCATCTGATTGGCTGCTTCGTCAACACGCTGGTGCTGCGGACGGATCTGGCGGGCAATCCGAGCTTCGCGGCGCTGCTGGAGCGGGTGCGTACGGTCTGCCTTGACGCCTACGCCCATCAAGATCTGCCCTTCGAGCTGCTGGTGGAGCGTCTTCAGCCGGAGCGCGATCTCAGCCGCACGCCGCTGTTCCAGTCGATGCTGACCCTCCAAAACACGGCTCGTCCGACGCTCGATGTGCCGGGCCTGACCGTAGAGCCGCTCGCGGTGGAGAGCACGACGGCGAAGTTCGATCTGTCGCTGACGCTGGTGGAGCGGGCCGATGGGCTGCACGGGGTGATCGAATATCGTACGGCGCTGTTCGCAGCGCAGACGATCGAGCGGCTGGGGAGGCACTTCGTGACCCTCGTGGAGGGGATCGTGGCCGAGCCGGAGCAGCGCATCGCGTGGCTGCCGCTGCTGAGCGCG
Coding sequences within it:
- a CDS encoding condensation domain-containing protein; the encoded protein is VAYVVEHRPAAQEHGSRQDLRTFLQERLPAYMVPSAFVVLEALPLTPNGKVDRKALPRPEYIREDVGSQPGPRTPLEEVIAGVWSTVLAVESIGIDDNFFALGGHSLRATQVVTRLRQVLGHEVPLRLLFEAPTVAGLTARLTTAQASATLPLVAVPRDARLLPLSFAQQRFWFLDQVVPDSPLYAIPLAVRLHGALDHAALERSISTIVARHEVLRTALVYDPAASSDGNDLPMQRIAPVQEVRLPLVALPTADDAAVRQAVQAIVQQPFDFAQGPLWRVVLVQQTPTEHLLVWVLHHSIFDGWSQGVLLRELSLLYRGFVQHNPVELPPLPIQYADYAVWQRQWLAQGAPRSVLEQQLAYWRHQLADVPPLDLPTDHPRPALPSDRGGHVALHLPAALTEALHQRSQQAGVTLFMTLLAAWQTVLARYSGQTDIAVGTPIAGRVRPELEHLIGCFVNTLVLRTDLAGNPSFAALLERVRTVCLDAYAHQDLPFELLVERLQPERDLSRTPLFQSMLTLQNTARPTLDVPGLTVEPLAVESTTAKFDLSLTLVERADGLHGVIEYRTALFAAQTIERLGRHFVTLVEGIVAEPEQRIAWLPLLSAAERHQLIVGWNATEATYPQARCLHQLVEAQAARTPDALAVVGGAEALRYRELNARANRLAHYLREHGVGPDRPVAVALPRS